The Puntigrus tetrazona isolate hp1 chromosome 3, ASM1883169v1, whole genome shotgun sequence genome contains a region encoding:
- the LOC122342175 gene encoding inositol 1,4,5-trisphosphate receptor-interacting protein-like 2 codes for MRGLLLPSAHAASAKKLHKVNLPLHNSFFSRGLKEHQLGLFFSIWASGSQWASPNFSHRAGVDWKRTGRRRMSVYTLNLRLFWPLVTCLLTALLLLHQYIFRGAEDQENDCTDQGPGAVTLFKYILAFILCYFFIKYCSTQPGTARRGFHKVSEVHGKSGVSKRELLDDHYERHVRLSPHVLGHSKAHVAKLVSELVRVGRTDVPPESSLAFRGDFIQIGSSYEEHKVGSPDCFDILVPLRAPRGLKLEAGVYTGKPGGPPLCTLNTPRKAEWTRRHKAFMDTFMHLHSAQSVYRMSPESVQRWFYTATQRCLAAVRYPFEQRCSLSLSLSEEQQVLLRLTPRSDYVCCHISMGIRLIPAFPLADGAFLVASRQGQRGEDLWTVYFPRQEQRLLAWLKGRLPPNSCHLKCLQLLKEVRNLSGETLDQKSGAEWGGVLSSYALKTTWLRLLLSTPPESWDECCLVDRLDDLLRSLKESLQSRALCHLLLGGVNGFLPDSVVLPKLVKEMVPANLWAEFSDVTLDMVSARLAYSWNHLPRLIRLGRPQRTSLGRGVRCKYIDAE; via the coding sequence ATGAGAGGACTTCTCTTGCCCTCGGCACATGCCGCATCTGCAAAAAAACTTCACAAGGTAAACTTGCCCCTACACAACAGTTTTTTCTCGAGAGGACTGAAAGAACATCAGCTCGGCCTTTTTTTCAGCATCTGGGCGAGTGGTTCACAATGGGCTAGCCCCAACTTTTCCCACAGAGCTGGAGTGGACTGGAAGAGAAcagggaggaggaggatgagcgTTTACACCCTGAACCTCAGGTTGTTCTGGCCGCTGGTCACTTGCCTCCTCACTGCTCTTCTGCTACTGCACCAGTACATCTTCAGAGGAGCCGAGGACCAAGAGAACGACTGCACTGACCAGGGACCCGGGGCTGTTACACTCTTCAAGTACATCCTAGCTTTTATCTTATGCTACTTCTTCATAAAGTACTGCTCAACTCAACCTGGCACTGCTAGGAGGGGTTTCCACAAAGTCTCGGAGGTTCACGGAAAGTCAGGGGTCTCCAAGAGAGAGCTGTTGGACGATCACTACGAGAGGCATGTGCGTCTTTCGCCGCACGTGCTGGGCCACAGCAAAGCCCATGTCGCCAAGCTGGTGAGTGAACTTGTCAGAGTAGGTCGGACCGACGTCCCACCGGAGTCTTCTCTGGCCTTCCGCGGTGACTTCATCCAGATCGGCAGCTCCTATGAGGAGCACAAGGTGGGCTCACCGGATTGCTTTGACATTCTCGTGCCTCTGAGGGCACCCCGTGGGCTAAAATTGGAGGCTGGCGTTTACACTGGCAAACCTGGGGGGCCACCGCTTTGCACGCTAAACACGCCTCGCAAGGCAGAATGGACACGCCGTCACAAGGCCTTCATGGACACGTTTATGCACCTGCACAGCGCTCAGAGTGTCTATAGGATGAGCCCAGAATCTGTGCAGCGCTGGTTTTACACAGCCACCCAGCGCTGCCTCGCCGCTGTCCGTTACCCGTTTGAGCAGCGCTGCTCCCTCAGCCTGTCTCTCAGTGAGGAGCAACAGGTGCTCCTCCGCCTGACCCCTCGCTCCGATTATGTCTGCTGCCACATCTCCATGGGCATCCGCCTGATCCCAGCCTTTCCTCTTGCCGATGGTGCCTTCTTGGTAGCATCCCGGCAGGGCCAGCGGGGAGAAGACCTTTGGACGGTGTACTTTCCCAGACAGGAGCAGAGACTGCTGGCTTGGCTAAAAGGTAGACTCCCCCCCAACTCGTGTCACCTGAAGTGCCTTCAGCTTCTCAAAGAAGTTCGTAACCTCAGTGGAGAGACTCTGGATCAGAAGTCTGGAGCTGAGTGGGGAGGGGTGCTATCATCCTATGCTTTGAAGACCACATGGCTTCGTCTGCTGCTTAGTACACCCCCTGAATCCTGGGATGAGTGCTGCCTTGTGGACCGGCTAGATGATCTTCTTCGCAGTCTGAAGGAGAGCTTACAGTCTCGGGCCCTCTGCCATCTTCTCCTCGGAGGAGTTAATGGGTTTCTGCCAGACTCTGTCGTTCTACCCAAACTTGTAAAGGAGATGGTACCCGCCAACCTGTGGGCAGAATTCAGTGACGTCACCCTCGACATGGTCTCCGCCCGACTGGCCTACTCCTGGAACCACCTCCCTCGTCTAATTCGCCTTGGGCGACCGCAGAGGACCAGCCTTGGCAGAGGTGTCCGCTGCAAATATATTGATGCAGAGTAA